From the genome of Aestuariirhabdus haliotis:
TGACCTCGGCTGTTTAACAGCGCGTCGCCTCTCCAACGCGCTACCGGCACTTGCTCAACGACAGTTACATCGAGAATACCGGGCCACTGACGACGTATGCTCGCACTTTGTACCCAGGGCAAGCTTAACAATTCCGCTTGAACGTCATCCAGGTCAACCGTAAAAAAACGCTCCTGAAGATAAGGCTTCATTGCTAGCTGAACTTGCTCTGTGGGCATATGAACAAAACGTCCATTTACAGCTACCCGCTCTATTGGCTGATTAATGACATCACCAATAACCGGCGCCATAAACCAGGCAACCCCTCCTACCATACTGGCGATCAAACCAGCCAGTGAGACTATTTTTAGAAATCGCGCAACCTTTTGCAGCCAACGTTTACTGTTGGTCTGCTGGCGACGGCTGGCTCCTCGGGTTGTAGCACCCGATGGAGTTCGCTTTTTCGCCTTGTTGTTACGGATTTCCTTCATATTCCATAATCTCTATAAGGTTGTTGCCAATATGGCGACAACCAATTTACCAAAACTTAAACCTGCAGCCTTTGCCGCCATCGGTACCAAACTGTGGTCTGTCATACCTGGGGCGGTATTTATTTCTAACAAATAGAAATCACCTTTTTTGTCTTGCATAACATCAACTCGTCCCCAACCTTCACAACCCAACGCAAAAAAAGCCGAAAGAGACAGTTCGTTTAGCTCTGCAATTTTCTCATCACTGAGACCGCATGGGCATAGGTAACGTGTATCATCCGTTACGTATTTTGCGTCATAGTCATAAAATGTGTGGTCGGTCTCTAATTTTATTGGGGGCAAAGCAACCCCATCCAAAATAGCAACAGTATATTCATTTCCCGACACCCATTCTTCGGCCAATAAATCACGGTCATAGCGAGCGGCCTCGTTCACGGCACGAGTGAAATCGACCAGTTGATCAACTTTGGTCATCCCGATACTGGAACCTTCGTGGACCGGTTTCAGAATGCAGGGCAAATGAATTTTGAGGGCACCTTCATCGCACGTACGATTTACTAGCTGAGAGGCTGGAGTCGGCAAACCAAGCGCACTCCAGATTAGCTTGC
Proteins encoded in this window:
- a CDS encoding D-alanine--D-alanine ligase, with amino-acid sequence MSTLNHIKLVEPSLLGKVAVLYGGQSAEREVSLNSGKAVFTALQGEGVDAELIDCGADVLEQLGGRFDRAFIALHGRGGEDGTLQGVLDWAKIPYTGSDVMASALAMDKYRSKLIWSALGLPTPASQLVNRTCDEGALKIHLPCILKPVHEGSSIGMTKVDQLVDFTRAVNEAARYDRDLLAEEWVSGNEYTVAILDGVALPPIKLETDHTFYDYDAKYVTDDTRYLCPCGLSDEKIAELNELSLSAFFALGCEGWGRVDVMQDKKGDFYLLEINTAPGMTDHSLVPMAAKAAGLSFGKLVVAILATTL
- a CDS encoding cell division protein FtsQ/DivIB, with translation MKEIRNNKAKKRTPSGATTRGASRRQQTNSKRWLQKVARFLKIVSLAGLIASMVGGVAWFMAPVIGDVINQPIERVAVNGRFVHMPTEQVQLAMKPYLQERFFTVDLDDVQAELLSLPWVQSASIRRQWPGILDVTVVEQVPVARWRGDALLNSRGHSFVVGDTEGFTSLPHLIGPNGSEQEVMEQYQILSNMIRPLDLSVRQLALSERGSWQLVTEHFSIMIGRNRVVDKIQRFVAVYDAALKENNRSIKQVDVRYLNGVAVAWNDLGSQQPLISETVGRAKL